One region of Vairimorpha necatrix chromosome 10, complete sequence genomic DNA includes:
- a CDS encoding pyruvate dehydrogenase E1 component subunit beta (ODPB) codes for MFEIRELINQAFDEEMSTNPDIFIIGEEVGLSGGPHGLTKNLLNKFGERRVRDTPISEMGFTGLAVGASYLGLRPVVDFMTWNFALQSIDHIINSCAKTSYMSGRQVSCPIVFRGPNGFNSGYAAQHTQDFAQYYGAIPGVKVVCPYTGRDHKGLLKSAIRDNNPVIILENEMLYRDKYDTVPFDYLQDLDKSVIEKVGKDVSVIGISISLKEVFKSDKILKERDIDIEIINLVSIRPIDYESIIKSAEKTKRVVIVDFSYPCFSVASEIAVNIYERMSEVKIVRVLAEDIPTPYAENLECLSYPTYSDVVDAVTKIMQ; via the coding sequence ATGTTTGAAATAAGAGAATTAATAAACCAGGCATTTGATGAAGAAATGTCTACTAATCCTGATATCTTCATCATAGGCGAAGAAGTGGGCCTCTCTGGAGGCCCACATGGCCTAActaagaatttattaaataaattcggCGAGAGACGAGTCCGTGATACTCCCATCTCAGAGATGGGATTCACTGGCCTCGCAGTAGGCGCCAGTTACTTAGGCCTCCGCCCTGTTGTTGATTTTATGACATGGAATTTCGCTTTACAATCCATTGATCATATAATTAATTCATGTGCTAAAACTTCTTATATGTCAGGTAGACAAGTTTCTTGTCCTATAGTTTTCAGAGGTCCAAATGGATTTAATTCCGGGTATGCTGCACAGCACACACAAGATTTCGCTCAGTATTATGGCGCTATTCCCGGGGTCAAAGTAGTATGCCCGTATACAGGTAGAGATCACAAAGGCCTTCTTAAAAGTGCTATAAGAGACAATAATCCTGTTATTATTCTCGAGAATGAGATGTTATACAGAGATAAATATGACACAGTTCCGTTTGATTATTTACAGGACCTTGACAAATCTGTCATAGAGAAGGTAGGTAAAGATGTATCTGTTATAGGTATATCAATAAGTTTAAAAGAGGTTTTTAAGTCTGATAAGATATTAAAAGAGAGAGATATTGATATAGAGATTATTAATTTAGTGTCTATTAGACCAATAGATTATGAGAGTATTATTAAGTCAGCAGAGAAGACTAAGAGGGTAGTTATAGTTGATTTTTCGTATCCGTGTTTTAGTGTAGCGAGTGAAATAGCAGTGAATATTTATGAGAGGATGAGTGAAGTGAAGATAGTGAGAGTTTTGGCAGAGGATATTCCTACGCCTTATGCAGAGAATCTTGAGTGTTTGTCTTATCCTACGTATTCAGATGTAGTAGATGCAGTGACCAAAATAATGCAATAA
- a CDS encoding SWI/SNF complex component yields the protein MTSRYENLKKVENQINDLCLLKRLKIEAEHRKRIKCTKTLRLYINSYSDSDGFFFRLDSRVLNDFKNNREMKLSDLIERIYLIRSFKDQEDEFKIEDDLKFKDEFKFEDDLYKDQDDQRDSSNKDQEKIEDQDKIEYQELHDLNSNEYNNDVDDICEWMMQGDDVESFEFRSKNAKFFKLVLVLNNSRDIMKLSPSLSSLLQVSTCSKPNLLGLFYKYAIKNNLLDKDSLVTCTEELRNIFKVDSFKFTDLPELVDDHLYPLDNIEILVQDGCYDIILEVDDLFQHPKVHHKDVYNLERRIDTTFEIKNNLEKRRRILEDFSFNPLNFINKWISVDLEEFSNKTGVFRDERVQNIMYELLKDVL from the coding sequence ATGACTTCCCGTTATGAAAATCTCAAGAAAGTCGAGAATCAGATCAATGATTTGTGTCTTCTTAAGAGACTTAAGATTGAGGCCGAGCATCGTAAGAGAATTAAGTGTACTAAGACACTCCgtctttatataaattccTACTCTGATTCTGATGGATTTTTCTTCAGATTAGATTCCCGAGTgttaaatgattttaagAATAATCGAGAGATGAAATTAAGTGATTTAATAGAGCGAATTTATCTAATAAGATCTTTCAAAGATCAAGAAGACGAATTCAAAATTGAAGATGATCTTAAATTTAAGGACGAATTCAAATTTGAAGATGATCTTTATAAAGATCAAGACGATCAAAGAGACAGTTCTAATAAAGATCAAGAGAAAATTGAAGACCAAGACAAAATTGAATACCAAGAATTACATGATCTTAATTCTAATGAATACAATAACGATGTTGATGATATTTGTGAATGGATGATGCAAGGGGATGATGTCGAGTCCTTTGAATTCCGCTCAAAAAATgcaaagttttttaaattagttCTCGTTCTTAATAATTCCAGGGATATCATGAAACTGAGTCCTTCTCTTTCTTCTCTTCTCCAAGTCTCCACATGTTCTAAACCAAATCTCTTAGgcttattttacaaatacgCCATTAAGAATAATTTACTAGACAAAGATTCCCTTGTAACTTGCACTGAAGAATTAAGGAATATTTTCAAAGTCGactcttttaaatttacagATTTGCCTGAATTAGTAGATGATCATTTATATCCTCTTGATAATATTGAGATATTAGTTCAAGATGGATGTTATGATATTATCTTGGAAGTTGATGATTTATTTCAGCATCCTAAAGTACATCATAAAGATGTTTACAATTTAGAAAGACGAATTGACACGACTTTTgagattaaaaataatttagaaaaaagaCGCCGGATTTTAGAAGATTTCTCTTTTAatcctttaaattttataaataagtgGATAAGTGTAGATTTAGAGGAGTTTAGTAACAAGACGGGGGTGTTTAGAGA